The proteins below are encoded in one region of Halichoerus grypus chromosome X, mHalGry1.hap1.1, whole genome shotgun sequence:
- the LOC118552117 gene encoding diphosphoinositol polyphosphate phosphohydrolase 3-beta — translation MKCKPNQTRTYDPEGFKKRAACLCFRSEREDEVLLVSSSRYPDRWIVPGGGVEPEEEPGGAAVREVYEEAGVKGKLGRLLGIFEQNQDRKHRTYVYVLTVTEILEDWEDSVSIGRKREWFKIEDAIKVLQCHKPMHAEYLEKLKLGGSPTSGNSVAPSVPQSDP, via the coding sequence ATGAAGTGCAAGCCGAACCAGACGCGCACCTACGACCCGGAGGGGTTCAAGAAGCGGGCGGCGTGCCTTTGCTTCCGGAGCGAGCGCGAGGACGAGGTGCTGTTAGTGAGTAGCAGTCGGTACCCGGACCGCTGGATCGTGCCGGGCGGGGGCGTGGAGCCCGAGGAGGAGCCGGGCGGTGCGGCAGTCCGAGAGGTGTACGAAGAGGCGGGAGTCAAGGGGAAGTTAGGCCGGCTCCTGGGCATTTTCGAACAGAACCAAGACCGCAAGCACAGAACCTACGTGTACGTACTGACTGTCACTGAGATTCTGGAGGATTGGGAAGATTCGGTTAGCATTGGGAGGAAGCGAGAGTGGTTCAAAATCGAAGATGCGATCAAGGTTCTCCAGTGCCACAAGCCCATGCATGCCGAATATCTGGAAAAACTAAAGCTGGGCGGTTCCCCAACCAGTGGAAACTCCGTGGCCCCATCCGT